The following are encoded in a window of Geobacter metallireducens GS-15 genomic DNA:
- a CDS encoding phosphate/phosphite/phosphonate ABC transporter substrate-binding protein, protein MIRSTFRRFLLLFLPLLLLAGCKGEGSRPVVKIGYMLCNNEQETMSRFLPLTRYLSDKCGVDFVAVPVDTHDFEKRFKAGEFTFTHSNSLIYVILHENEGVQLLASEKRGKFGARSAGALIARKGSGIEKLADIRGKRLAFGPMLAPTGYLAEYDLMLSAGINPEHDLGTYSIPPGSYKHEKLIYGVLYGQYDVAAAPILDLETMTREGKIAADDFVILAQSKPVPYCTFGVAKGADPALVKKVKEALLALKPADTAEVDGERIKVLKAAWIDGYEELLDSDYDSIREMAKRVNMPPYQKY, encoded by the coding sequence ATGATACGTTCAACCTTCAGGCGTTTTCTGCTGTTGTTCCTCCCCCTGCTCCTCCTTGCCGGCTGCAAGGGCGAAGGGAGCCGCCCCGTGGTGAAGATCGGCTACATGCTCTGCAACAACGAGCAGGAAACCATGTCCCGCTTCCTCCCCCTGACCCGCTACCTTTCCGATAAGTGCGGCGTCGACTTCGTGGCGGTGCCGGTGGATACCCACGATTTCGAGAAACGGTTCAAGGCCGGGGAGTTCACCTTCACCCATTCCAACTCCCTCATCTACGTCATCCTCCACGAGAACGAGGGGGTTCAACTGCTGGCCTCGGAGAAACGGGGGAAATTCGGCGCCCGCAGTGCCGGCGCCCTCATCGCCCGCAAGGGGAGCGGCATCGAAAAGCTCGCCGACATCCGGGGGAAGCGCCTCGCCTTCGGCCCCATGCTGGCCCCCACCGGGTATCTGGCCGAGTACGACCTGATGCTTTCCGCCGGCATCAACCCGGAGCACGACCTGGGGACCTACTCCATTCCTCCCGGCTCCTACAAGCATGAAAAGCTCATCTACGGCGTCCTCTACGGCCAGTACGACGTGGCCGCCGCCCCCATCCTCGACCTTGAAACCATGACCCGGGAGGGGAAAATCGCTGCCGACGATTTCGTCATCCTCGCCCAGAGCAAACCGGTTCCCTACTGCACCTTCGGCGTGGCCAAGGGGGCCGACCCGGCCCTGGTGAAGAAGGTAAAGGAGGCGCTCCTGGCCCTGAAACCCGCCGACACCGCCGAGGTGGACGGCGAACGGATCAAGGTGCTGAAGGCTGCCTGGATCGACGGCTACGAGGAACTCCTCGACAGCGACTACGACTCCATCCGCGAAATGGCGAAACGGGTGAATATGCCGCCGTATCAGAAGTACTAA
- the yedE gene encoding YedE family putative selenium transporter, protein MLRDRHFWMVVAAGLLLGGLGALLAVWGNPENSGICVSCFIENSAGALGMHDNPRMQYLRPELIGFVLGAMASALLFREFRSRGGSAPLPRLFAGIFLMVGCGVFIGCPIKLFLRLTAGDLTAVAGVAGLVAGVWAGLRGLANGVEPGQTSRGQGHGGPLIPAFFILLLVFLLIRPGFILFSTQGSAAQHAPVPLALGAGVVLGALAQRSRFCITGSIRDVFLMGKRTPALWGMLAFLAAAVAANLATGRFNPGLHGQPGAHLEHLWSFLGMGLTGWISVLIGGCPFRQLIKAGEGDADAGLVVVGMFIGGALVQSWGIAATAAGVSLTGKVAILAGFASVLAASLLFRSRSI, encoded by the coding sequence ATGCTGCGGGACCGGCATTTCTGGATGGTGGTGGCGGCAGGGCTTCTCCTCGGGGGGCTCGGGGCGCTCCTGGCGGTCTGGGGGAACCCGGAGAACTCGGGAATCTGCGTCTCCTGCTTCATCGAAAACAGCGCCGGCGCCCTGGGGATGCACGATAACCCCCGCATGCAGTACCTGCGCCCCGAACTGATCGGCTTCGTCCTCGGCGCCATGGCCAGTGCCCTCCTCTTTCGCGAGTTCCGTTCCCGGGGCGGGAGCGCCCCACTGCCGCGGCTCTTCGCGGGGATCTTCCTCATGGTGGGGTGCGGTGTCTTCATCGGCTGCCCCATCAAACTGTTCCTCCGGCTGACCGCCGGGGACCTCACCGCCGTTGCCGGGGTCGCGGGGCTCGTGGCCGGGGTCTGGGCAGGGCTCCGGGGGCTTGCCAACGGGGTTGAACCGGGCCAGACGAGCCGGGGCCAGGGGCACGGTGGTCCGCTGATACCGGCCTTTTTCATCCTTCTCCTCGTCTTCCTCCTCATCCGTCCCGGTTTCATCCTCTTCTCCACCCAGGGGAGCGCCGCCCAGCATGCACCCGTACCCCTTGCCCTGGGGGCCGGCGTCGTGCTCGGCGCTTTGGCCCAGCGGAGCCGCTTCTGCATCACCGGCAGCATCCGGGACGTCTTCCTCATGGGGAAGCGGACCCCCGCCCTCTGGGGGATGCTCGCCTTTCTGGCCGCGGCGGTCGCCGCCAACCTTGCCACGGGAAGGTTCAATCCCGGTCTCCACGGCCAGCCCGGCGCCCATCTGGAGCACCTCTGGAGCTTCCTCGGCATGGGGCTCACGGGGTGGATCTCCGTCCTCATCGGCGGCTGCCCGTTCCGCCAGCTCATCAAGGCCGGCGAAGGGGATGCCGATGCCGGTCTCGTGGTGGTGGGGATGTTCATCGGCGGCGCCCTGGTGCAGTCGTGGGGGATCGCCGCCACGGCGGCCGGGGTCTCCCTGACCGGGAAGGTGGCGATTCTTGCCGGCTTCGCCTCGGTACTTGCTGCCTCCCTCCTCTTCCGTAGTCGGAGTATCTGA
- a CDS encoding CxxxxCH/CxxCH domain c-type cytochrome: MKPILVATAAMISVMLLTVTGAGAAMQCYDCHGTSATTDYRPVDATYRNISTGGFKGNHQTHMGSGASSADCAVCHGGGATSYLNSHRSGNVDIAANINNSPATGTYSRGTSFAQSTTPTLGTCATVNCHFEAATPTWGADPSLTTCSTCHGAAPADGSHPATSGSGKKHGDYYGLTTSSCVKCHPDHTAEAKPFAHATSAGNRALVVAFNAAPNSGFGRYTGNTNYPNYLPSQAPPRNGTCKNLYCHSNGSRGFAPYTSNVTATWGGSLTCKGCHKADIASGSVITNGSHQGHVNGMTIGYTQIKCVKCHAATTNSSMTIVNTANHVDKQVTVAFNNTSSAANGSYNGQLAKPATPSTKAPGSAVGQCATVYCHSSGQGDGGTWPPTYQTPTWGTYATGQCGTCHGIQTKHDASGFGYGTPTPMTTGSHTRHLLFQLGTGNVSAERKCAACHSYILTGYAPNACSSTVCHNGMVQKHANYEINVGIPDYYGATATYNAASLTPGTGYSSCSNVYCHSNGLTTSPTYYTPTWGTVADGACGTCHGVTAAAPPASVPHVKHMGIANQYRFACAECHSGKVQVTANSTAAPTFTNLTSHVNKSRDVKFDPTNPFGTYSTASLSCRNLYCHSTGNTSVASGNLPGVYGGKVYARVTWSGSVTCTSCHGRSTANGMPDYTNAGTPGSDTANSHPKHVTSSTIQCVECHEKTTKNNTSIRPTTPSYHVNATSHDVFFNLSGLSPSGTYDSALKKCSNTYCHGAGASVAWGGTTYCNSCHSANDGTSGGGGINNWGAGVSAHTLHVEETATLPSKYANYSTGNLGSAAAYRFACASCHNPATTIHLSGYASGSYRAQVFFGYTAPGKKPAYTYTGTAGTADNGFGWSNGNTVCNQTYCHSNGVGGTGAAVSWATTANTAGVGRCQKCHGNATYTADYRGAAPLYASGSISYKGSSKGNAHQLHIDAGSGAAAASDPQCLHCHAGTTTTNTSITNKVNHIDKGYDVTAGSTFADGDNIGGAAIPVTTSYTYNTSGSSCSNVSCHPTGLSGAKSTDVVSWNDKQTCDDCHKVNLSNNTGYHHAMRNYSGSSASYPKAIPGDTAGSNDVNRRCTMCHVDHGTFSPNLNASNTTYGSAGNLRMSIYSSVTATKGYSNRDFFKTGSGGICVSCHNSELFKDTGNVRVKNEANSTKTAAIVLNNYTGSAHEYAISSVMKRDSKVFYSDCTKCHNGRRNEVAVFSGMTTAVHDREVRRIYASLGTNQTDGIDALFCYRCHSNATDAIGGTKKPTANKDYYATAAMTAASQDIWTVFSGVGSTTYTTTASSTLYLRDTGAINAVPPATEPTAYQYSSGTYTTNTFTQEDMAPTSGTINATTVISTGSTAARYDRGIQFISPQIDNTVTIASGSTFTLTIREYRSFGTTTDYTRFTVYKWDGATATPLNTNAAPNNFAQDTVAIPTTATNNALAFTTNSAVTLNPGDALICEVEFYHSSGTTALNVTYAYGNYGTDAAALALPAGTYNWRTTATTSRFGHGVENIAYAGKHKPSPTDETFTYLSANKHISCNDCHDPHEARAGNHTAGGTTLPKVLKGATGVTTPTWPALWTAPAQSAYGTAPAAATAEWQICFKCHSGANSNVTTWGGAGSKAFTDLGLEFNPNNESYHPVIQALPATGNRRLASTALTGGWTPGSVMTCSDCHAADSASSKGPHGSTVKWMLNPNTTGTKYYNWPYTSAANNGTNGTTGFVMGTGTTTVPTGNFCFSCHVWAGGGDAHTNKDTKHAYACVQCHIRVPHGGKVLRLLTGPNAPLRYWPNGQSTGLNIAINGGVRPTSGTITENGCTTAGVCGNQHSGAGQKW; encoded by the coding sequence ATGAAGCCGATACTAGTGGCAACGGCCGCCATGATTTCCGTGATGCTTCTGACGGTAACCGGTGCCGGTGCCGCCATGCAGTGTTATGACTGCCACGGGACAAGCGCAACCACGGATTACCGCCCCGTCGACGCCACCTACCGCAATATCTCCACCGGCGGCTTCAAGGGGAATCACCAGACCCACATGGGAAGCGGAGCCTCTTCCGCTGACTGTGCCGTCTGTCACGGCGGTGGGGCAACATCCTATCTGAACAGTCACCGCAGTGGCAATGTCGATATCGCCGCCAACATCAACAATTCTCCCGCTACCGGAACTTACAGCCGCGGCACCTCCTTCGCCCAGAGCACCACGCCGACCCTCGGCACCTGCGCCACCGTCAACTGCCATTTTGAAGCCGCCACCCCCACCTGGGGAGCCGACCCCTCCCTGACCACCTGCAGCACGTGCCACGGCGCGGCGCCGGCCGACGGGAGCCATCCCGCCACCTCGGGAAGCGGCAAGAAGCACGGCGACTACTACGGCCTCACCACCAGCTCCTGCGTCAAGTGCCATCCCGACCACACCGCTGAAGCCAAGCCCTTCGCCCATGCCACGAGCGCCGGCAACCGCGCCCTTGTCGTCGCCTTCAATGCGGCACCCAACAGCGGCTTCGGCCGCTACACCGGCAATACCAATTACCCGAACTATCTTCCGAGCCAGGCTCCCCCCCGCAACGGCACCTGCAAGAACCTCTACTGCCACAGTAACGGCAGTCGCGGTTTCGCCCCCTACACGAGCAACGTCACCGCAACGTGGGGCGGGTCACTCACCTGCAAGGGGTGCCACAAGGCGGATATCGCATCGGGAAGCGTCATAACGAACGGCAGCCACCAGGGCCACGTAAACGGCATGACCATCGGCTACACCCAGATCAAGTGCGTCAAGTGCCATGCCGCCACCACAAACAGCAGCATGACGATCGTCAACACCGCCAACCATGTGGACAAGCAGGTAACGGTTGCTTTTAACAATACTTCCTCTGCCGCCAATGGCTCCTATAATGGCCAGCTTGCCAAGCCGGCGACCCCGTCCACCAAGGCCCCCGGTTCGGCGGTGGGCCAGTGCGCCACGGTCTACTGCCATTCGAGCGGCCAGGGGGATGGCGGCACCTGGCCCCCCACCTACCAGACCCCCACCTGGGGAACCTACGCAACGGGCCAGTGCGGCACCTGCCATGGCATCCAGACCAAGCACGACGCCTCGGGCTTCGGCTACGGAACGCCGACCCCCATGACCACTGGCAGCCACACGAGGCACCTCCTCTTCCAACTGGGCACCGGCAACGTCAGCGCCGAGCGCAAGTGCGCCGCCTGCCATTCTTACATCCTCACCGGTTATGCGCCGAATGCATGCAGTTCCACGGTCTGCCACAACGGCATGGTCCAGAAGCACGCCAACTACGAAATCAATGTGGGCATCCCCGACTATTACGGCGCCACGGCCACCTACAATGCCGCAAGCCTGACCCCCGGCACCGGCTACAGTTCCTGCTCCAACGTCTATTGCCACAGCAACGGACTTACGACCTCTCCCACCTATTACACCCCCACCTGGGGGACCGTAGCTGATGGCGCCTGCGGCACCTGTCACGGCGTCACCGCCGCCGCGCCTCCGGCCTCTGTCCCCCACGTGAAGCACATGGGGATCGCCAACCAGTACCGCTTCGCCTGCGCCGAGTGCCACAGCGGCAAGGTTCAGGTGACCGCCAACTCAACGGCCGCCCCGACGTTCACCAACCTGACGAGCCACGTGAACAAGTCGCGGGATGTGAAATTCGATCCGACCAACCCCTTCGGCACTTACTCCACGGCGAGCCTGAGCTGCCGCAACCTGTACTGCCATTCCACCGGCAACACCAGCGTTGCATCGGGCAATTTGCCCGGCGTCTACGGCGGCAAGGTCTATGCGCGTGTCACATGGTCCGGAAGCGTCACCTGCACCTCATGTCACGGCCGCTCCACCGCCAACGGCATGCCTGACTATACCAACGCCGGCACGCCCGGTTCCGATACGGCCAACAGTCACCCGAAACACGTCACGAGCAGCACCATCCAGTGCGTCGAGTGCCATGAAAAGACCACGAAGAACAACACCTCCATCCGGCCGACTACGCCCAGCTACCATGTCAACGCCACGAGCCACGATGTCTTCTTCAACCTGAGCGGTCTGAGTCCGAGCGGCACCTATGACAGTGCCCTGAAGAAATGCTCCAATACGTATTGCCACGGGGCCGGAGCTTCAGTTGCCTGGGGCGGGACCACCTACTGCAACTCCTGCCACAGCGCCAATGACGGCACGTCCGGCGGTGGCGGCATCAACAACTGGGGCGCCGGCGTAAGTGCCCACACCCTGCATGTGGAAGAGACAGCCACGCTTCCGTCAAAATACGCCAACTACTCCACCGGCAACCTGGGGAGTGCCGCCGCCTACCGTTTTGCCTGCGCCTCGTGCCACAATCCGGCCACAACCATCCACCTGAGCGGCTACGCCAGCGGCAGCTACCGGGCCCAGGTCTTCTTCGGGTACACCGCGCCGGGCAAGAAGCCAGCGTACACCTACACCGGCACGGCAGGGACGGCCGACAACGGTTTTGGCTGGTCCAACGGCAACACCGTCTGCAACCAGACGTACTGCCACTCAAACGGCGTAGGCGGCACCGGCGCCGCCGTTTCATGGGCCACCACCGCCAACACCGCCGGCGTGGGGAGATGCCAGAAATGCCACGGCAATGCCACCTATACCGCCGATTATCGTGGCGCCGCACCCTTGTACGCTTCAGGCTCCATCAGCTACAAAGGCTCGTCCAAGGGGAACGCCCACCAGCTCCATATCGATGCCGGGTCGGGCGCCGCTGCGGCGAGCGATCCCCAGTGCCTGCACTGCCATGCCGGCACGACAACCACCAATACGAGCATAACCAACAAGGTCAACCACATAGACAAAGGGTATGACGTGACCGCCGGCAGCACCTTTGCCGATGGCGACAACATCGGCGGCGCGGCAATCCCGGTGACGACCAGCTACACCTACAACACATCGGGGAGCAGCTGCTCCAACGTCTCCTGCCACCCGACCGGCCTCTCCGGCGCCAAGTCCACCGATGTCGTATCCTGGAACGACAAGCAGACCTGCGACGACTGCCACAAGGTCAACCTCAGCAACAACACCGGCTACCACCATGCCATGCGCAACTACTCCGGTTCGAGCGCCTCCTATCCCAAGGCAATACCGGGCGACACTGCCGGCTCCAACGACGTGAACCGCCGCTGCACCATGTGCCACGTGGACCATGGCACCTTCAGCCCGAACCTCAACGCCTCGAACACCACCTACGGCAGTGCCGGCAACCTGCGGATGTCGATCTACTCCTCAGTCACCGCCACCAAGGGGTACAGCAACAGGGACTTCTTTAAGACCGGCTCCGGCGGCATCTGCGTCAGCTGCCACAACAGCGAGCTCTTCAAGGACACCGGCAACGTCCGGGTGAAGAACGAGGCCAATTCCACGAAAACAGCCGCCATTGTGCTCAACAACTACACCGGCTCGGCCCACGAGTATGCCATAAGTTCGGTGATGAAACGCGACAGCAAGGTCTTCTACTCCGACTGCACCAAGTGCCATAACGGCCGCCGGAACGAGGTCGCCGTCTTCTCCGGCATGACCACCGCAGTGCACGACCGGGAGGTGAGAAGGATCTACGCCAGCCTCGGCACGAACCAGACAGACGGCATCGATGCGCTCTTCTGCTACCGCTGCCACAGCAACGCAACGGATGCCATAGGCGGGACCAAAAAGCCGACAGCAAACAAGGACTATTACGCTACTGCCGCCATGACCGCAGCTTCCCAGGACATCTGGACGGTCTTCAGCGGAGTCGGTTCCACTACCTACACGACCACGGCATCATCCACCCTGTACCTGCGGGACACGGGGGCAATAAACGCCGTTCCACCGGCAACCGAGCCAACAGCCTACCAATACAGTTCCGGGACCTATACCACCAATACCTTCACCCAGGAGGATATGGCGCCCACATCCGGTACAATCAATGCGACGACGGTCATTTCCACAGGCTCTACGGCAGCCCGCTATGATCGGGGCATCCAGTTCATATCGCCACAGATTGACAATACGGTAACGATTGCATCCGGTTCCACCTTTACCCTGACGATCAGGGAATACCGTTCGTTCGGCACCACCACGGACTACACCCGGTTTACCGTTTACAAATGGGATGGGGCAACGGCGACGCCGTTGAACACGAACGCAGCGCCGAATAACTTTGCCCAGGACACGGTTGCCATTCCTACCACGGCAACCAACAACGCACTTGCATTCACCACCAATTCAGCGGTGACGCTCAATCCGGGGGATGCCCTGATCTGTGAAGTTGAGTTCTACCATAGCTCGGGAACAACTGCCTTGAACGTGACCTATGCCTACGGTAACTATGGGACGGATGCCGCGGCTCTCGCGCTCCCCGCCGGCACCTACAACTGGCGAACCACTGCAACCACATCAAGATTTGGGCACGGTGTCGAAAATATCGCCTACGCCGGCAAGCACAAGCCATCGCCCACGGACGAGACGTTCACCTACCTGAGCGCCAACAAGCATATTTCCTGCAACGACTGCCACGACCCCCACGAGGCGCGAGCCGGAAATCATACGGCCGGCGGTACGACGCTGCCCAAGGTGTTGAAGGGGGCGACCGGCGTAACCACACCCACCTGGCCGGCGCTATGGACGGCACCTGCGCAATCGGCCTATGGCACAGCCCCTGCCGCAGCGACGGCGGAATGGCAGATCTGCTTCAAGTGCCATTCCGGCGCCAACAGTAATGTGACGACCTGGGGCGGGGCGGGGTCGAAAGCATTCACCGACCTCGGGCTGGAGTTCAACCCCAATAACGAGTCGTATCACCCGGTGATCCAGGCGCTGCCCGCAACCGGCAACAGACGTCTCGCTTCGACTGCACTGACGGGCGGCTGGACCCCCGGCAGCGTCATGACCTGTTCCGACTGCCACGCTGCCGATTCCGCTTCTTCCAAGGGGCCGCACGGTTCCACGGTGAAATGGATGCTGAATCCGAACACGACCGGCACGAAGTACTACAACTGGCCCTATACTTCTGCTGCCAATAACGGAACAAACGGCACCACCGGTTTTGTGATGGGCACCGGAACAACAACCGTGCCCACGGGTAACTTCTGTTTCAGTTGCCACGTGTGGGCGGGCGGCGGTGACGCTCATACTAATAAAGATACCAAGCATGCTTATGCGTGCGTCCAGTGCCATATCCGGGTACCCCATGGCGGCAAGGTGCTGCGGCTGCTTACGGGACCGAATGCGCCCCTTCGTTACTGGCCGAACGGCCAGAGCACTGGTCTGAATATTGCCATCAATGGCGGTGTCAGGCCGACCTCCGGAACCATTACCGAGAACGGCTGCACCACCGCCGGGGTATGCGGCAACCAGCATTCAGGGGCCGGTCAGAAATGGTGA
- a CDS encoding cytochrome c biogenesis protein ResB, with product MKRFLLSRTTILALFALILGAIVLSYFVPQHMGVPSRALDKWRESHGPLLAAVDFLGLHHMFTTPWFATLLAFFLASLSLSTYQQYRLAKERTFRVGLPGEGWISLPETAMESAVILRKFGYVRIGNQGEVSRHVKHPWGYWGNFLLHVGIVLVVASSLVILVTQHRGLLNLERGETVYPGTPWAVEENGLFVGKFVLPAAVRLESHDPVFWDNGEIKLIESTVAFLYPDRPVERATLGINQPAWLGGVKIYQSHRFGSDFYAEFADRDGKKVVLILPLQIPPRLDEAGYGDFQFNVMPFQIKAKYYADAARKDMLSGNPLLVLRLYDGAALLGELPLRIGESGVLGNYHVRLLKAVPWNGLILVSMSGMPGIFFGFFIIVCGCSLNYFVVPREVWVREGSQTAVSWRAARFAEFYRDEYDELVAALGAMHEQAEAGPVQ from the coding sequence ATGAAACGGTTTCTGCTCTCACGTACTACCATCCTCGCTCTCTTTGCGCTGATCCTTGGCGCGATAGTGCTGTCCTATTTTGTTCCGCAACACATGGGAGTGCCTTCCCGCGCTCTCGATAAGTGGCGGGAGTCCCATGGGCCGCTGCTTGCGGCGGTCGATTTCCTGGGACTGCACCATATGTTCACGACCCCGTGGTTTGCCACCCTACTTGCGTTTTTTCTGGCTTCCCTTTCCCTGTCAACGTATCAGCAGTACCGTTTGGCAAAAGAGCGGACTTTTCGGGTAGGGCTTCCTGGCGAAGGCTGGATCTCCCTGCCGGAAACAGCGATGGAATCGGCGGTGATTCTGCGGAAATTCGGATATGTGCGGATTGGCAACCAGGGAGAAGTGTCCCGGCATGTCAAACACCCCTGGGGGTATTGGGGCAACTTTCTGCTGCACGTCGGCATTGTGCTCGTGGTGGCCTCGTCGCTGGTTATCCTGGTAACCCAGCATCGTGGGCTTCTCAATCTTGAGAGGGGCGAAACCGTTTATCCCGGTACGCCATGGGCCGTTGAGGAAAATGGTCTGTTTGTCGGAAAGTTTGTGCTTCCGGCAGCCGTCCGGCTTGAGTCCCACGATCCGGTATTCTGGGATAACGGCGAGATCAAGTTGATTGAATCTACCGTTGCGTTCCTGTATCCGGACCGGCCCGTGGAACGCGCTACACTCGGAATCAATCAGCCTGCCTGGCTCGGCGGCGTCAAGATCTACCAGAGTCACAGGTTCGGCAGCGACTTCTATGCTGAGTTTGCCGATAGAGACGGCAAGAAAGTTGTGCTCATACTTCCCCTGCAAATCCCACCGCGGCTCGACGAGGCAGGCTATGGAGATTTTCAGTTCAACGTGATGCCCTTTCAGATCAAGGCAAAATATTATGCCGATGCTGCCCGGAAGGATATGCTGAGCGGCAATCCGCTGCTCGTCCTCCGGTTGTACGATGGTGCCGCGCTCTTGGGAGAACTTCCGCTCCGGATTGGCGAAAGCGGCGTTCTCGGGAACTACCATGTCCGGTTACTCAAAGCCGTGCCATGGAACGGGTTGATACTTGTCTCGATGAGCGGTATGCCAGGCATATTTTTCGGTTTTTTCATTATTGTATGTGGCTGTTCCCTCAATTACTTCGTCGTGCCGCGGGAGGTGTGGGTGAGGGAGGGATCACAAACAGCGGTTTCCTGGCGGGCTGCACGCTTTGCCGAATTCTACCGTGACGAATATGACGAGCTTGTGGCGGCCTTGGGCGCTATGCACGAGCAAGCCGAAGCCGGGCCGGTTCAGTGA
- a CDS encoding cytochrome c biogenesis protein yields MFNGNDPVIIDVSVHWIAVIVYVLATISNVWGVVFTKKKAVQWSYFLAYLGLAIHGLVLLYRWVITGHGPYMARYEILSSNAWVLLVLFLVFGKVYPKIKPASIVVFPATFLLIALGLFFNPEMTRMPPSMRSIWLVLHVLFYKISVATILVALAFSLVLILKTRTSYTWLERLPSIEVVDVYAYRFAGFSFVFWAIAMLAGSIWAYQLWGRFWGWDPVETWSLITWGAFGMYLHLRRFFGWKGERAAYFYLLCTFVSIVALYFTPLLETSIHSEYFR; encoded by the coding sequence ATGTTCAATGGGAATGATCCGGTTATCATAGATGTTTCAGTCCACTGGATTGCGGTTATTGTGTACGTGCTGGCCACAATCAGCAATGTTTGGGGTGTGGTGTTCACGAAGAAAAAGGCTGTGCAATGGAGCTACTTCCTGGCATACCTGGGTCTCGCTATCCACGGGCTTGTCCTGCTTTACCGGTGGGTGATAACCGGCCATGGCCCGTATATGGCCCGGTACGAAATCCTTTCTTCAAATGCGTGGGTGCTCCTGGTGCTGTTTCTTGTGTTCGGCAAGGTTTATCCAAAGATCAAGCCGGCAAGCATCGTCGTTTTCCCGGCAACATTTCTTCTCATTGCCCTGGGCCTTTTCTTCAACCCCGAGATGACCAGGATGCCCCCCAGCATGCGGAGCATCTGGCTTGTTCTGCATGTCTTATTTTACAAGATTTCAGTGGCAACCATTCTTGTCGCACTGGCATTTTCCCTGGTCCTGATCCTGAAAACCAGAACCTCGTACACATGGCTGGAACGGCTTCCATCCATCGAAGTCGTTGACGTCTACGCCTACCGTTTTGCCGGATTCAGCTTTGTGTTCTGGGCCATTGCCATGCTTGCCGGTTCCATATGGGCCTATCAGCTATGGGGGAGATTCTGGGGGTGGGATCCCGTGGAAACCTGGTCACTCATCACGTGGGGGGCATTTGGCATGTATCTTCACCTGCGCAGGTTTTTCGGCTGGAAAGGGGAGCGGGCAGCCTACTTTTACCTGCTCTGCACGTTCGTATCGATTGTGGCGCTCTATTTTACGCCCTTGCTGGAGACATCCATCCATTCGGAGTATTTCAGGTGA